The uncultured Mailhella sp. genome segment TCTAAAAAATGAATATATTCTCCTTTAGAAACCGAAATTCCTACATTTCTTGCCACTCCAGCATGAAGATTTTTTTGAGAAATAACAGTAATTCTTTTATCTTTTCTAGCATAATCTTTAATGATATCAAGAGACTTATCAGTTGAACCATCATCAATACAAATAATTTCTATTTCTTTAAGCGTTTGCCCTATAATACTATCAAGACATTTACAAAGATATTCTTCTGTATTATATACAGGAATAATAACAGAAACTTTTGGAACATAATTTATATTATTTTCTATAATAATACATGCTTCCGTTTCTGACTCATTAAAGGCGTTTTTTACTTTGATTATGGAAGAATGCATAATAACTCCGTTATGCAATGAATATTTTTAGTCTCTACCAAACAAATCACGAGTATAAATCTTAGATTTGCAGTCTATTAACTCATCGGAGATGCGATTACAGCAGATAACATCTGATGTGATTTTAAAATTTTTCAAGTCGTGGATAACATCAAATCCTTCAAATTTATCCCCTGACAGAGAAGGTTCATAGATTACCACTTTTACTCCAGCAGCGCTTATCCGGCGCATTACATCCTGAATGGCCGATGCACGAAAATTATCACTTCCGCTTTTCATGGTAAGGCGATACACTCCTACGGTGGCAGGATTCCGCTCCAGAATCTGATGAGCGATGAAGTTTTTACGTGTGGCATTAGCCGCAACGATGGCCGAAATGATATTGTTAGGCGTGTCTGCGAAATTGGCTTTGAGCTGTTTGGTATCCTTGGGCAGGCAGTAGCCGCCGTAGCCGAAGCTCGGGTTGTTGTAGTGAAGCCCAATGCGGGGATCGAGACCTATCCCCTCGATGATTTGAGCTGTATTCAGTCCGTGCAGCTCGGCATAGGTATCGAGTTCATTGAAAAACGCCACACGGAGAGCCAGATAGGTGTTGGCGAAAAGCTTGATGGATTCCGCCTCTGTGGAGTTGACGATACGGACGGGAATATTTTTGTCTTCCGCCCCTTCCTGGAGCAGAGTGGCGAACGTTTCGGCGTGACGGCGAAGCGTTTCCGAGCCTCCCCGGGGCACCCCCACGATGATGCGGGAGGGATGAAGGTTGTCGTAAAGAGCCCGTCCTTCGCGGAGAAATTCTGGAGAAAACAGTATATTCGGCAGGGCATGCCGCGTCATAACATCGAGCAGAAAGCCCACAGGCACCGTTGATTTGATGACGACAACCGCCTGAGGATTCACGCGCTCCACGATGTTCAGCACGTCTTCTATGGAAGAAGTGTCGAACCTATTATGCTCTGCGTCATAGTTGGTCGGGGTAGCTACGATGATATAGTCTGCCTGACGATAGGCGGCTTCGGCGTCGAGGGTGGCGGTGAGACGCAGACTGCGTGTCGCGAAAAAGGATTCAATTTCGCTGTCGGCAATGGGCGAACGACGTCGATTGATAAGATCAATCTTGGCGGGCTGTATGTCTACAGCGGTGACATTGTGATGTTGAGCCAGCAGAACGGCAAGACTCAGTCCGACGTAACCTGTACCAGCGATGGCAACATTCATACATGTATTCCTGATGATGAAGGTCTATAATTAATTCTCATCCGTGATAACAAAACATTGTATTTAATAAATTCTTTATTCTTCCTCTAATTACTCGCTTGATAAATTTATATCGATAGTAAAATGGAAGAAATAAAATAACATGTTTGATAAATATATTAGCATCTTGCAATGTTGGAAATTGTTCATACTCATACATACAATGGTTAAACATCATTTTATAAAATGGTTTAAGATTGTAAAAAGAAGTATTGTTTTTGATGTATAAAAGAATTTCTTTTCCAGCTTCAATAATATTGGAAGCATAGTGGTAACGCTTGCTGCTGATATTATGCGGATTCTTACGATAGATAAGCAGCTCTTCATTCAGAAAAAAAATACGCCGTGCAGCAAGAGTTGCAATTTTGGTAAAGGCAAAGTCATTGCATGTGCGAAGATTCTGGAAGCGGAGCCCGTGTTCTTTCAGAAATGCGCGTCTGAAGAGTTTGTTCCAAGGAGCCGGATTCGTCCAGGAAAGTCCGTCGATTCCGATAGCAATGTTTCCTCCGTGTTCAATGGCCCGGTGGGAAAGACCACGGTCATGCCAGAGTTCTCCTGTCATGAGATTTTGTTCGCAGTATTTGAAGACAACGATGTCGGCCTGCGTACGCTGCGCCAGAAGATAGCTTTTTTCCAGCATCTGAGCGTCAAAGAGGTCGTCCGCGTCAAGGAACGACAGATACTCTCCCCGGGCTGAAGCCATGCCCGTGTTTCTGGCGGCTCCTGCACCCTCGTGAGAAGTGTGGAGAATTTTGATGCGGGGATCCGTGTCTGCATATTCGCAGATGACGTCGAGCGTTCTGTCGGTACTGCCGTCGTCGACGAAAAGAATTTCAATGTTTTTTAGTGTTTGATTGATGACGCAGTCAAGAGTTTCTCTTAAATATGTTTCTGCATTGTAGGCTGGAATGATAACGGAAACGGACGGATTCATGAGCGGGCCCTTTTAAAAGAGAGAAAAGAACATTGCTTGAAAAGGCGCACGAGCCAGCTAGCTTTCCACGGTCCTTCTTTTTCATACTTCCAGAACTCCGCACGCCCCGGAGCCTTGCACCCCCAATGCCAAGGTTTTTTGTGCCCGATGAAGTGCAGAATGTTTGCCGTTCTGCTCAGCGCATGAAATCCGGTTTCCCTGCACTTGTGCGTTTTGGCTACCTGACAGTTCCATGTCATATCGAGTTCATGGATACGCCCTTCCAAGACACAGTTCAGAACATCCTGATCGTGCATGACGATGCGTTCATGCTGCTCTTCAAGAAACAGGAAGAAGTCCTTCTGCGTGTTTTCACGGCGCATGGATTCGAGATCCATGAGAAAAAGTCCGGCATTAAAGTAGCGTTTCAGCCCAAGCCTTGCAGATTGCTTGTCTTCGTCGATGTCTTTCACCGCTGCGGCAAGGTCTCCATTGAGTTGGGTGTTCCACAGCGAAGCAAGGCTCGATCGGCATATCATGTCGCAATCCATGTAGATGCACCGGTCGGCATAAACGAGTGAAGGAATAAGCAGCCGATAATATGTTGCCAGGCTGACATGATTTTCTTTAGTGATATGCAGGCATACACCGGAAAACTGTTCAGCTGAGACGAGGATGAACTCGATGGAGGCTTTTTTTACTTCTACCATGTCGCTGATACGGCGACGACTTTCCTCAGATAGTCCCCCGTCTAGCACATGAAAGAGCAGATCATCGCCCTCCGTTCTGTTGCAGAGAACGGACATAATAGTAACAGCAAGTGGATAGGCATAGTTGTCGTCAGATGAAAGCACAACATGTATAGTGGTCTTCATGAAATTCAACCTATTATTATTTATCGATGATTTGTGTGTCATAGACGGTGTTTCTGGAATGCTGTGCTCTATAATGCTGCGCAAAAGTTTCATAGGCTTCCCTATTTCCGAGAGACGCGACAAAACTCTGCCCGATGTCCTGAATACGAAGCTCCGGTCTTCCCAACCTGGTACGCAGAAGATTCCAGGTATAAAAAACAGACGTAAGACGCTGCCCAGATGACGAGGCAAAGAGCCACGGCACATCTTTACGACGGGGAAGTCTGCGAATAAGTCTGATTGCTTCGGCGTTCAGGGGGATCAGTCTGCTTTCCCCTGTATAGGTCATCCTCGTGGCAAGGACTGCACGACGCAGATGCACATCCTGCCAGCGGGCGTAAAGGATTTCCGACTTGCTGGCACCGGTAAGCAAAAGCAAATGAATAGCCTGCGCACTGGGACGAGCGGCATATTCCTCAAGCAGATAAACAAGCTTCAATGCTTCTGCTGAAGTAAGAATTTTTGGAACTGTTTGCGGCTTCCTTTTGCGCACGACCATACTCTGGAATGCGGCATCACTCTTGAGCACTCCCAACCGTACGGCAAAATTCAAAATATACTTGACGAGCCAGAACAGACGATACTGTGAACTGGGGGAGAGACCGTTGTTTTCCAGTGAAGAGAGCCATCCCCTGAGCCGTTCTTCAGAAATTTCGGACAGAGAACAGTTACCAAGATAGGGCAGGATATGTCGGTTCAGATATCGCTCGTCAGTCTTCCAGCTTCGTTTATTTTGCTGCACGTAGGGAAGATACCTGCTTCTGACGAACTCCTCGAACAGACACAGCTTATTGATATCACTCACATGGCTTGTGATGATGGTACTTTTCTCCCCAGCCATACGCTAATCCTCAGTTGGAGCGTCTAAAAGGTGTACTTTTTGGCTGGCGGGGGAAAGAATAACTCAGCGTTATTTTTCTGCTGGAATTTTAGAATATTCCTTGCTATAGGACTGAAAAGAAACTGACATTATCAAGAGTGTCTGAAAAGTACACTTTTTAGACATGTTATCCAACAGGCATGCTGGTGAATCGCTTCGATGATACTCCTGCCGTACCAATAAAAGCTGTCAAATTACCGAGAGCATCCACCACCGCATGGACTTTGGATGTAAAACCACCACGACTTCGGTTGAGAGCCTGATTGATTCCAGAGCTATGCCGAGCTCCGGCACTATGCTTATGAGCATGAACGTATGTCCCATCAATCATGGTGTGATTCATGTCAGCCTGCAGGCAAGACGCTCAAGGATAACGGTCAGATATCCTCTTTTCTGCCAACGCTTGAATAGGGAATATACAGTTTTCCACGAACCATATTTCTCTGGCAAAGCCCGCCATGGAGATCCGGTTCGCAGCATCCCATGTACAACATTGAGAAAGTTTCTGATGTCACCAGTCGGTCGCCATCCTCGAGGAGAACCTTCTGTCGGCAGTATAGGCTCAAGTCAGAGCCAGAGGTCTTCAGGGATGTCATAGTAGCACATTGCCCTGTCGTAACACGATGAAAACCTTACCTAACTCGGCTTCCCTCTTTTCGAGAACAAGGTTTGCAGACACACCTAGCAAGGAGACTGCGGTTAGGAGGACGAAACAATGAGCATCAGACATGTAAGCCTGCACGGCTAAGAGCTAATTTTTTGTTAATATTTTCAATTATTATATAAAAATATTACTGATGACACGGTTTCGTGCTCAGTGAAAACTTATCGACGATAAGGAGTCCCCCATGCACTGCCCGAAGTGTTCATCAGATACGATGATACCCGTTGACTTCCGGTTCCTGTGGAACCTGTTCAACGTTCACAGTCGTGGTCAAAAGATTCGGTATGCACGGCTCAGAAAACAACTGTTTTTCTGCCCTCACTGCCGAAAATGTTACATCATGTCGGATCTGTAGATCAGTAGTCCCCACCTCATAGTACCATCAACCGCAAAAGGCCGGATTCCTCACGGAGTCCGGCTTTTGCTATTTAAGGAGGTTGTTATGCCGAACTGGGTATCCAACACCGTTACCCCGCTCAATGAAACGGCTGTTTCGTTCACTCGTGAGCATATCGTGGATGAGAAAGGTGAATTCTGCTTCAGCAGGCTTGTCCCTCTCCCGCGTGAGCTCTCAAAAACTAGTTCTCCGAACAGAATCGTTTCCCCGGAGGAAATGCAGATGTTCAAGGATCGGTATGCGGATCGTGTTTGCACGGAGTATGAGCAGCAAGGGCTGCTTTATGTGGAGCATCCGTCAGGCTTCATCGAAAGCTGCTGTACCGCCGAGTGTGCTCAAAATCTCATCAAGAAATTCGGAGCCGCAGACTGGTACACCTTCACAAACAGCCATTGGGGCTGCAAGTGGGATGCCTGCTGCCGGAAACATGACGACACCAGCTACTTCTTCGATACGCCCTGGAGCTATCCTGAAACGTTTACGGAGGTCATGGCAGCATCATGCCCTGAAGGCCACTGGCAATGGCGATGGGAGGAAGAGCAGGGCTTCGGCGGAATCTTTGAGATCCGGAACGGCATCATTGTTCACACCGATTCCTAGGATATCCCGGAAGAAGCTCCTGCCCAACACTAAACGCACTGCTTCTCCCTGAGCGTTCTCCTCCATATTCGCCCCGTCAGTACCATGTTCTGACGGGGCATTTTTTTGCGAGCGTGTCGAATCATATGCCGCGTGATGACGCTTTTCTTCCGCCCTCCCTGTTTGCATCGGTAGTGGTATTCGTTTTACAGCGCGTCGTACTTTTGGGCTATGACAGCTCTTTCCCCCCTTAGCCACGGAATTCTGACGATTTTTTAATTATCTGATCTATTTCAACTGTATGACTCTATTTTTTTCGTCAAGACAGCCAATATGTGCAGCATCTTTCCGTCAATTTTCTGACGAACGGCAAAAATAAAAAGGCTCCTTTCATTGCTGAAAAGAGCCCTGAGATTATCAGTCCTTGGGAAGAACTACCACATAGTAATATCCTT includes the following:
- a CDS encoding nucleotide sugar dehydrogenase, with the protein product MNVAIAGTGYVGLSLAVLLAQHHNVTAVDIQPAKIDLINRRRSPIADSEIESFFATRSLRLTATLDAEAAYRQADYIIVATPTNYDAEHNRFDTSSIEDVLNIVERVNPQAVVVIKSTVPVGFLLDVMTRHALPNILFSPEFLREGRALYDNLHPSRIIVGVPRGGSETLRRHAETFATLLQEGAEDKNIPVRIVNSTEAESIKLFANTYLALRVAFFNELDTYAELHGLNTAQIIEGIGLDPRIGLHYNNPSFGYGGYCLPKDTKQLKANFADTPNNIISAIVAANATRKNFIAHQILERNPATVGVYRLTMKSGSDNFRASAIQDVMRRISAAGVKVVIYEPSLSGDKFEGFDVIHDLKNFKITSDVICCNRISDELIDCKSKIYTRDLFGRD
- a CDS encoding glycosyltransferase family 2 protein yields the protein MNPSVSVIIPAYNAETYLRETLDCVINQTLKNIEILFVDDGSTDRTLDVICEYADTDPRIKILHTSHEGAGAARNTGMASARGEYLSFLDADDLFDAQMLEKSYLLAQRTQADIVVFKYCEQNLMTGELWHDRGLSHRAIEHGGNIAIGIDGLSWTNPAPWNKLFRRAFLKEHGLRFQNLRTCNDFAFTKIATLAARRIFFLNEELLIYRKNPHNISSKRYHYASNIIEAGKEILLYIKNNTSFYNLKPFYKMMFNHCMYEYEQFPTLQDANIFIKHVILFLPFYYRYKFIKRVIRGRIKNLLNTMFCYHG
- a CDS encoding glycosyltransferase family 8 protein, which translates into the protein MKTTIHVVLSSDDNYAYPLAVTIMSVLCNRTEGDDLLFHVLDGGLSEESRRRISDMVEVKKASIEFILVSAEQFSGVCLHITKENHVSLATYYRLLIPSLVYADRCIYMDCDMICRSSLASLWNTQLNGDLAAAVKDIDEDKQSARLGLKRYFNAGLFLMDLESMRRENTQKDFFLFLEEQHERIVMHDQDVLNCVLEGRIHELDMTWNCQVAKTHKCRETGFHALSRTANILHFIGHKKPWHWGCKAPGRAEFWKYEKEGPWKASWLVRLFKQCSFLSFKRARS
- a CDS encoding tyrosine-type recombinase/integrase; this translates as MAGEKSTIITSHVSDINKLCLFEEFVRSRYLPYVQQNKRSWKTDERYLNRHILPYLGNCSLSEISEERLRGWLSSLENNGLSPSSQYRLFWLVKYILNFAVRLGVLKSDAAFQSMVVRKRKPQTVPKILTSAEALKLVYLLEEYAARPSAQAIHLLLLTGASKSEILYARWQDVHLRRAVLATRMTYTGESRLIPLNAEAIRLIRRLPRRKDVPWLFASSSGQRLTSVFYTWNLLRTRLGRPELRIQDIGQSFVASLGNREAYETFAQHYRAQHSRNTVYDTQIIDK